ATAAACATTATCCAGGCTCCAATCTCaaccaatataaatttaatgataaatcGGCCAACCACCACCATAACAAGTGCAAAAGCCACCAGCCAATTGAAGAGCCTGTGATTGTATTCTTTAATAAATAGAGATTTTGACTTCCCCAACATCTGCATTTACAAGCTGGCTGCATGTTACAAAGATACCATCAGgaaattaaatatcaaaatatcaacAAAATCCCAAACCTTCGTCATCCGTAGCTCATAGCTGCTTTTAGAAGGTCCAACACATTCTCTTTCGAAGCTTTGGTTGCATTGAAGGAATCCTGCATTGAATTTAGCCATAGTCGGCAGCCTGAGGACTTGAAGTTTGTCCATTTTGTCCTCGCATCTTGTATAAAGAGCCTCACAGAGTTTCGAGGATTGATATTCATTTGACAATATAAAATTCTTGTACACCTGAGTAGATAGATAAATTAGCACGATTTTGTAAACCTCCAGCCATCAGAGTCTCGTTCCAGATATCATACCTCCTCTATTTCTTCAACCAATTTCTCAGCAGATCTTTTTGCATAGTGGCGTCCAAAATGTTGCTCATCAAAAGCTTTTATAGCCACTTTCTTGGAACCAATGTGCGCTTGTTGCAACAACTCTTCCGATGTGGGTAAACCCAGATAACTCGTACGTTTTCGGTAAAGTCTCAAACAGCGCTCCAGAATACCCTTGTTAAAGAACTCCACAAGGGATCCAGTAGAGGGAATCTCCCCTTTATTTATGGCCTCGAGAATCTGGGATATAGAATCATCATTTATAATCAGGAGTCTCCAAGAGCCAAGACCATCGGATTAGCATTTGATCTACGACTAAAATCCTAAATTGGATCCATTTGACATCTAAACCCATCCCATAGCATATGGAACTGAACCCCATACATCGTCCAGTGGTATCTTTTGCCATTAGGGGGAAATTTTTACCAAAAACTGTTGGGACTTTTGAGCAAGAAATTGAATTGTCCAtatcaaaagaagaaaaaatattacactCTTGACGTTTATAAATGATTATGTTGCTGTCTTTCTGTACCATTACACACTTAAATTAGCACAGATTGGCTCTAAAATCCAGGAAAGACCGTGAGGCTAAATGAGTAACAGCATGAATGGATTAGTAAATTTTCACCTGTCCAAGAAAAGATACAAATTCCTTTCCATTGAGAGGTTTGCCCTGGACAATCTTTGGACGAATGATAGAAGAAACAACTTCTTTCAATTTTTCCCTCTTCTTCACATAAATAGGATCAAGCTCATCATCCTTCATGTCACAAAGCTTTGTGCGTTGCAGATGAGGCTGTACCAATATACAGATTGAGCTACTAATTTATGTTATATGAATACACGCGCAATGAGAGTAAAGTGTAAACAAGAGTCTTGTCGAGAAAAATATCTATCATAGGAATGTTAATTAATTAGGAGGAGGGCTTACTTCATACAGGCACGGTATATTTCTAACTTAAGTGATACGAAATATACTATTAAGATCTTTAGTACAACCAAACCAAAAATTCATCGTGAAAAATCTTGCCTATCGGTTAAAAAAAGAAAGTTATTCCATAGCTCATAAATCTAAAACATTTCCTTGTGTGGGATATTGCCTGTTTCAGAGTTAGATAGTTCTGATGCTGACACATCGTTGAGAAAAACAAGAATATATACATGAAAGAAAACACAGATTCTAGAACACCGAAAcaacaattatttatatcaacaaagtttaCAGTACAAATGAACAGAAAAGTCTGAAGTAGCCTGCGTCAGTTATTTGCTATCTCAAACTATTTGACATATTTCTTTTACAGAGATAAATAGAAAAATACATCGAGTTCAAAATGAATGGACGATAAAAGTTATGTAGACAAAGGAAGACCATCCAACATGTTTCTTTCCATTTCAGCTCGTTCGTATGCTATTTCactcaaattaaattttaaaaaaaaatatatgcatatatTTCTGCAAGTAAAAGTATTAGATGTAGCAAGTGAACATTGCAACAGCAACTTACACCAAGAAACACAAAGTTGAAACATAGAATAGTAAAAAACACAGACCTGAGGTAAGCTGAAGGCAGTGCTGTTTCCGCCCATGATACCTAAAGAATCACGGATTCGATTCACCTgaaataaaatccaaaacatGATGCACGTATTtagcataaaataattattatcattCTGGAAGTAGAGGATTTATGTACCTGATCGATATTCTTGTCCCCTGTTCAGATTAAACACCCgccattaaaaatattatcaaacaAATGCTTAGCAAATTAGTGTCGACTTGCCTACGTAAGCAGAGAAAAACTGACCATCAGTATTAGGGACTCTTTGGAGAGCCTCGTGAACCATTTCTTGCACTGACTTTCCTTCTAATAGCACCAACAAAGAGTATCAAGTTCAGAAATTGGCAAAACGGTAGGAAGAGTAGAAATATTACAAGCACTTCCCATGACAAAAAGAAGTTCACGCAAAACTTAGATACATAAATACCATAGTTTTGTAAGAAAACTAACGAAGAAAATCGCGCTGGATTAACCATAACAACTTAGCAGGTTCAAAAGCCACATCTTCTCCCTGCAGAAATAATGTATTAAACCTTTAGCATCTCATCTtctcttttttgttttcttttaggTGAAAATTCATTAAAACATAATGAAAGGAGATAACAGAGATGGGTAAATTACCTTCACTCTGCTCCAAATGCATACGCAAGAAACGAGGAGAAAGAAACATCATCAGAATAAATCAAATTGAGATGCAAAGTTAAAGCTGATAGAAACAAAATGTTGATCAAGTGAGATGTCAATATAAACCTTCCATAGAATTCTTCGGCAAGTTCAACGGCAAATGACAGCCGAGACACATCTGCTTCACGTATCTAAGCTtaaaaaagtaagaaaaattgCAAAAGAAAATAAGTTTTAACATCTAAAAACAAGTGGTCACAGGTAATTTTTTCAAGTGAACAGAGCAACAGTCAGAGAGTGACATAGCGAGGAATTTAGGGGTGGCATGCAGAGAAAGAGTCgagttatttttgttttttctaaaaaaaatattgagtttttaaGTAGTAGAAATATAGTGAAATAGAACACAACAAAACACAGAACATACACGATTCGACGATAATGACCTGCATCTATGACACAATGAAAATACAATGGTACATCTATGGCATAGATGCAGGTCATTAAATGAAAATACAATGGTACATCTATGGCAGAAaatctttttttataattaaatcacTATAAAACTTTTTCTCAACTACTTGATGCAGGTGTCAAAGGAAAAGGGAAATTGTCCGATATACCTAAAAGAATGGTCTTCATCCGGAATAAAAATCAGAGGTAATCTTGACTGTGTCCAGACGAATAAAGAGGGAAATAGAATCAATGGTgtacaagaaaaattattcttgtttgacaaataaaaagATGGAGAATTAATAACTAAAAAGAGTTAAATGATATAAATATCTAAATAGTTTTTGGAGAAAACAGGGGCAGAATGGCGCCAGGGTAAGTGAGACTTCCAAACAACAGAAGAATGTGAACAGCATCTTCCAAAGCACAGCAGAAGCATAACCTAAAGAATTATATCAATTAAAAGTATCTAGCAAAGATGCTTTGGTGCTTTTTAAAAAGACAAGTCTTTGATGATTTCAATTACTTAAATATGTAATAACATTATAGAGTTCACAAAAAAGCTTTCATGCACAACCCAGATTTATTGGACAATTCCAACAATCTTGCTCATACTAGGATATGCATGAGCATCACCTCCTAATATATATGTAGATCATGAGTTGTATAGTCTCAGAATGGATCACTGTGGGTGGTTTATTTCTAAGAACTTTTAAATGGCCAAGATTCCTATTGATTCCATACTAATATGATGCGGTAAAAgcgaatattaaaatttgagagAAGAACAAACCGTCTCAGGAAGGTTATACACAAGCACAGAACTCATGACAGTTGCCAGGGCAAAAATCCTGTAAAACAAACGATCAGAATTTGTCCCCAGAACCAATTGTTAAGAACATGTGTACGAGTTAATTTGTTTAAAATGAATTACAACTGCTTCAAAATTAcctatcatcatatacatttgaCTTTCCAACACTTTCAAAGCCCTCAGTATCAAGATAGATGACAGAAGTTTTAACTCCACGGATATCCATTTCAACTGGATTACCCCACACCCATATACCTACATAAACAAGCAAAAAATCTGAGCACCATTAAAAAAGAACAATGCATCGatcattatataaaaaaaggaAATTTCAGTATACACCTTTAGTTTTAGTATCACGCATGTGGCCAACACCAAAACCTGCCAAATTCGAACTTTACAATTAGGATTTAGAAcacaaaatgaaaaatgaaattagCAGCATTACAAAATGTGATAAAATTACTGAAGCAGACCTTCATAACATGAAAGAGACAGAAGCTGGTTAAGTAAAAATGATTTTCCAGATCTATACGGTCCGATAACCTGTAAAAGAACACCGCACGATGAgaagattttatgaaaaacaaGCTTCGTGGAACACACAAACAGATGTGAAAGTTGCATGTGGAAATCCAACTAAACCATAGTAAACAAACATTCTTCAATCACGAAcaacaataaaacaaactgcCTACAAATTTTGCTTTCCATCATCCAATCTACCACTTAATATGTAACATATTGTTCATTACCCACATAAAGATACTGTTtcaatatcattttttatatgatgATTGTCATTAATCTAGAGCTTACAGCAACAGCTGCAATAGGGGTTGGGATTCTTTCAATTGCCTCCAAGCCTACTCTTGAAAGACGAAGTTTTGTATGACCAGGATCGGGTTCTACGATAGGAAACCTGTACCGATAAATTGCACCATAAATTAAACCGTAAGTACGGAAAGCCAACTGCAAGTAAGATTGGGCATTGGGAGTTAGCAAGGAGACAGAAAGAAGATAGAGCCAAAATAAAGCAGTTTAAATGAATAGGACAAAATGTCTTTGGCAATATGTGAACACAAATTAACTTATTTACATAtaacatacacacacacacagagacacacacacacacttcattTATTGATTAATAGCTAACATTCTGATTTTCCTCggagaaaatatttttggacTCAAGAACCAACCTTTGAGTTTTGACCTCCCCTTTTACATAAAACGGAATTTAAATCAAGAATTTCCCATCAACACATCTTCGTAACAAGCCAAGGCCCGCGCTTCGAATCAAAAAGTACATGCACCATCGACAAGAAACGTGAAAAGGCTTATCAAGGAAGTAAATTAGCGTGACCACGACAGATGAGCacgaatataaaaataaaaagcaaaAAAGGCACCCACTATTTCCATCCCTTTAGCATAAGAatgcataatttaaataaaaaacatgaGCATTTTCCTCGAACTCATCTTCATTATAATCATAAACCAATAAACAGATttcgaaataaaaaaatacaatgcATCGAACAAAAACAAAACCTAACCAGAGGGCAAATGCACGTAACTGCGACACATTAACAGTAACAGAAAAACAAAATCTAAAAAGGAACTCACGCTTGGCGGAAATTTTCAATACCAAACGAACCAGATGCGAACAAAccaacaaaaaatgaaaaaaccgCGACCCCATTAAAAACACGCATCTCTGATCCACCAAAAAACCGTTACAACAAGAATGCGGAGCTCCCTTGAGAATAAAATGCATAAGATTGTGCAGGAGAAGACACCATCGGTGTAGTGGACAAAGGGAACCAAAAAAAAGATGTTGAATTGAGGGGAGATCTCAAGAAGCCATTACTGAGGGAGCAGGTAAAGAACCGTGAACTCGCCGTGGAGAAGCAATAGCAAACGGTTTCCAGTTGTTGCAGGATTTGGATCTTGAAAGTGGGAGGAAGACCACAACGGGCCGCAAAGCAGGAGATTCTGACCCCCTCCGTTTGTCAAATGACCTCTCGCTTTCCTACATGCTTCAACATAATAGTCGCACCACCTACTACTAGCGATTTTGATATCCAACCCCAAACCCAAGTCCTTTGGTTTCATTTAGACTACTCCAACGCACGCGTTGGgtgtttgtataatattttttataattcatttgatttatatttaaataaagatcaaaatataattataaaaaatagtgaagGATtacattgtaattttgatatataaattaaaaataaattgaaaattaaaagaaataaaaaatgatcTCAGTAAAAATTGAACCTATAATCTAAATTCATAGAAACAATGACTCTATCCGCTGAACTACATAtaacttgcattaaaattttaacattttattaatatatataattattaaaacagactaCGACACCAAAGTTAATTACTCTAAGTGTCTCActcttaataaaatagtataaatTACAAGTCAGATTTTCATCTTTTATGTCGTCGTGACGTTTTGGCACACTCGTTatccttaaataataaattagaaagatattaaaaatatttaattagccCAGCAAGGGCATCTCcaatcatgaacatttttttttagttatttttgttATGTCTATTGTCAcgtcaaaaattaaaaactcgctattttaaacatttttctcgCAATCATAAACTCAAAAACACAAGTTTTTCTAGGCCTCACTATCGAATCACATTCAATCCCGAAAttttcatttactatttttatttataatctcAAACTAGACGTCAAGATCACAGCGCATGACAATTGTAACAATTTACAATTGAGAAGATACAACGCAAACTGTGAGGTTTACTAAAGGGGTTTGGGCTTGTCTTCAAGAAattcattatgaaaatattctAAGTATTGTAATGAATTAATGGAATCAGGATGTGGAGTATGATTGATGTGGAATAGGTCTTTTTGCTTTGAACCATCTCATTTCTTCTCTAATCACACTCTCCTATCATGTACTTCTTATAGATACCTTTTTATGGGTTCTAtatgtgttttttttctttttgtgttCTGTAATCGAGCTTTTCTAACAGAATAATTTGTCACAATTAAATCTCTCTAAGCTGTTCGATATTACCGCAAGTGTAGgggtcaagttttaatataaggTAACAAGTACGAATATCGTTCTCACAAATACTGATGTATGACAAATTCACCTCAAACATGATTCTTTAATTAAcgaaaacaataaattaattaaattatgaaataacttaaaattcaaataaatatatgaaacaaacaaaataaatgaaaataaaataatagtcaaataattattaagatTTCAGTTCACTTATGTAAGGTTCAGGAAATTTAAACGACGTAACATGAATGTATGCGatctaggattttatttaaaatatgtgtttaatgatttttatgcatttaatgcatgattATGGCATGgttagaatttatttcatgattatttttaagtttcatgcattatggTATTCGCATTTCGTGCTCGAACGAGGAATGGAGATCGGAAATAtgcaggaaaaatatttttattgaatgattaattttaattaattagtatgAAATGTTTTAAGGGgcatttttcgaaaattgggCCTTGATGGGTATTTTACTCGTCCGATCGTATTTTTAACAGGTACACAAATTTTAACGACTCGAAGAACTTTCTGAGGGTCTGggcaatattttctaaaacgtatcaaaacgaaatattttcgGGGGTGTTTTTGGGCTTTTTGGATTGGTTTTATTACTTAATGGGCTCAAGATCCTTTTTTAAaaccttttaaaatataattaagggCCTATTAATGGTTTGTAGTGTACTTAAATACACCCTGAACAAACCCTAAACCTACTTTGTTTAAAGTGACCGCCCCTCACTCTCCTTCAGCAGCCCTCCCACGTGAAAAACATGCAGCAACTTTCTGCAAGTCGGCCCcctccatttttctttcaaacaagCTTTCTCCCCGCTCCTCCGGTGCTTCTCCGACGCGCGTTTCTTCGAGTTTTTGAGCATCTACACATCAAGGCACGTCGTGTATCTTTATTTTTGCATCATTCACGCTATATACTTGTTGTTATGTGTGACGTATATGAAAGTTTCATAATCCTTGCATGATTGTTACGTTTTTGCTTTGAAGGTTCATGAAAACGATTTTTTCTTGTGCATAACTCAAGCTTTCATGAATTTCGTGCAAGGGGCTGCCGGCTTTTGATCACTAAGGGGCTGTACTCGATGGTatggtggagtcttgatgcaggtgtcaagggttggtcGCGTTAAGTTGAGGGCCGAGAGGTGTTTTGTCAAGGGGTGTCTCGTTTGTGGTAGGGATCGGGTGAGAGGCTGAGACGGTGGTGAAAGGGatgaaccaagccatggacCAGACTCGGGTGGGTCTGAGACATGACCTAGGGAGGCTTGCCTGCTGCTGGAACCGTCCTCGAAGCCGATCGACCAAGTGTATGGGGTGCGGTCGCGGGTGAGTGATTTGGGTTGTTTCTCGGCTGTTGGCGTGTGCAACATGCATGGGGCTGGGATCTTAGCTTAGgtcggtccagtagggtcctaagGTGGGCTAGGAAGGGCTGGTCCAAGGTTGATTCGAGTCGGAAGGGCCTCGGGTCGATAAATTGCGAGATTGGTCCAAAGGGTGCAGAAAAATTCTAACAACCATTGGGCTGGTGTCGGGGGTCATAAAGGGGCTGAAATATGTGGTTTAGAGGCTGATCAGGTAGGTTTAAGTCATGGTTAGAGTTGgaaaaagtttggttaagttttgggtTGATTCAGGTTAAAACCAAAACctagtccaagttttaaaacgaatcgtatagtttttgaaacgggctcgagtttacgtctaagaaatgtctTTTAATATGTTTAGAGGTGTTTTAAGGATtatggtaagcttcgggtcgaaattttgaagtccacgggtaaaatggtcattttgggtttccaagagcaaaatgattttaaagagtatggtaagcttcgggtcgaaattttgaagtccaggggtaaaatggtcattttgggtttccaagagcaaaatggtcattttgcacccgggttgAGTTTTAGTCATGGGAGCGTCCTGAGcacaatttatcatgtttttaaatgtttatgtatcaCATACATgtctttttatgtaaatatgaaaaatacgttgtatgcttgatttcaagaaaaataacgtatatgcatgattttattaagtgatgaatatgatgacatgctTTGAATGACGGGAGtcggttgtgactaatacgatgacatgtaaggccagggctcagtggacgggtaatgatgtcgctgatgtccccgtcgtcgggtgccacggttatacgtagatgcatccatcgactgacatgataatacgaaagtcaAAGCTGATGAacagaattcaaattaagaaaacgaaCATGTATACATTATTATGATGTTATATGTTATGTAAATGTTTATGCTTTCACAGGTCACGATTATGCATACGactttttaagatcatgaattgtATTTTAGTACGGCACTTTTCACTGTTGcctgttatgtatatgtatttgtcataacgttacaggtgtgtt
This genomic interval from Primulina huaijiensis isolate GDHJ02 chromosome 14, ASM1229523v2, whole genome shotgun sequence contains the following:
- the LOC140957079 gene encoding uncharacterized protein; translation: MRVFNGVAVFSFFVGLFASGSFGIENFRQAFPIVEPDPGHTKLRLSRVGLEAIERIPTPIAAVAVIGPYRSGKSFLLNQLLSLSCYEGFGVGHMRDTKTKGIWVWGNPVEMDIRGVKTSVIYLDTEGFESVGKSNVYDDRIFALATVMSSVLVYNLPETIREADVSRLSFAVELAEEFYGRVKGEDVAFEPAKLLWLIQRDFLQGKSVQEMVHEALQRVPNTDGDKNIDQVNRIRDSLGIMGGNSTAFSLPQPHLQRTKLCDMKDDELDPIYVKKREKLKEVVSSIIRPKIVQGKPLNGKEFVSFLGQILEAINKGEIPSTGSLVEFFNKGILERCLRLYRKRTSYLGLPTSEELLQQAHIGSKKVAIKAFDEQHFGRHYAKRSAEKLVEEIEEVYKNFILSNEYQSSKLCEALYTRCEDKMDKLQVLRLPTMAKFNAGFLQCNQSFERECVGPSKSSYELRMTKMLGKSKSLFIKEYNHRLFNWLVAFALVMVVVGRFIIKFILVEIGAWIMFIFLETYTRLFWSAESLYYNPVWHVIVGTWETLVYSPILDLDRWAIPLVGIAALLVLYWRCYGKRKHGSSWMLPLYNNQKDIRRSE